The Allochromatium tepidum genome has a window encoding:
- a CDS encoding beta strand repeat-containing protein: MATAEQYQAKVSAYFFATLGRPASSAELAGYTKVLADNNGSVWKPAGASLVSYLTPLLEAATAGQSNGKIVTDMFVRLVGSQPPLILFNYYTSMLDQGTIKLKGLANAMLNDLKLMPNVDGEFSQPSNWPIHLDDQLAAGQREAMIAKTGVAVAFTAKLDTPQENNAFIKNPSPAIQLLAGVTDEASAGVAKGQIDDVIADIVSGGGSPGQTFTLTTGIDNIAGTSGNDTIIGDNTGSADTMTAGDQVKGGDGVDTLKAYVKAATAIEDVVLPQLSNVENLYIKGGKFTAGNSVDYSGKAGVTSIELSDVAAMGTAGNKYTIKTSATQSVTLTNYNSSATNTIEVDGATQVNLNGVGTDKTNNAAITVDFISATATTATLAGTGAASKVTLGNTGAALTALTIKGDKDLTITESLNGLKTINASAATGKVSVNASGATLDAAFAFTGGSGNDTLTLKAGALGLITAGSQLDGGTGTDTLVTNESAVLTAAQIAKVNATKGFEVLGFGTSGSGVDVSQLTSINQFKVGAGNLTETFTNANSASKFTIDNSSSNTGTISIANKVGEGTTTITLDTGSATTAQTLATLTLTGITTVNLTSTGSAGNVVTTLNNADNSAITVNGSADLTLTLKATAIGSKIDGSAATGKLTLTGNTTAYSAGSSLGDILIGGSGDDTLKASVNNATLTGNGGNDNFDVSVALGGTASLTTITDFSKGDLITFANKGTEVFTATKLDVSAATTLAGALDLAAAGNGGTDAIVKWFQFGGNTYVVNDQTAGATFAATDFAVKLVGLVDLSTATFDTTANTLNFQ, from the coding sequence ATGGCGACTGCTGAGCAATATCAAGCGAAAGTTTCTGCCTATTTCTTTGCCACCCTGGGCCGTCCGGCCAGCTCCGCTGAGTTGGCGGGTTACACTAAGGTGCTCGCCGACAACAACGGCAGCGTCTGGAAGCCGGCCGGGGCGAGTCTGGTCAGCTATCTGACCCCGCTGCTGGAGGCCGCGACCGCCGGTCAGAGCAACGGTAAGATCGTCACCGACATGTTCGTACGTCTGGTCGGGTCTCAGCCTCCGCTGATCCTGTTCAACTACTACACCAGCATGCTCGATCAGGGCACGATCAAGCTCAAGGGGCTGGCGAATGCCATGCTCAACGATCTCAAGCTGATGCCGAATGTCGATGGCGAGTTCTCTCAGCCGTCGAACTGGCCGATCCATCTCGATGATCAGCTGGCCGCCGGGCAGCGTGAGGCCATGATCGCCAAGACCGGCGTGGCTGTGGCGTTCACGGCGAAGCTCGATACGCCCCAGGAGAACAATGCGTTCATCAAGAACCCGAGTCCGGCAATTCAGTTGCTGGCGGGCGTGACCGATGAGGCTTCGGCTGGGGTGGCCAAGGGGCAGATCGATGACGTCATCGCGGATATCGTGAGCGGCGGCGGCAGTCCCGGCCAGACCTTCACGCTCACTACGGGTATTGACAACATCGCTGGTACTTCTGGCAACGACACCATCATTGGTGATAATACCGGCTCGGCCGACACGATGACGGCTGGTGACCAAGTCAAGGGGGGCGATGGTGTAGATACCTTGAAGGCTTATGTAAAGGCGGCAACTGCCATCGAGGATGTCGTGCTGCCTCAGCTGAGCAATGTAGAAAACCTCTACATCAAGGGTGGCAAATTCACTGCCGGTAACTCGGTGGACTACTCCGGCAAGGCAGGTGTCACCAGCATTGAGTTGTCTGATGTCGCTGCCATGGGCACCGCTGGAAACAAATACACCATCAAGACTTCGGCTACCCAGTCTGTCACCCTGACGAACTACAACTCTAGCGCTACTAATACCATCGAAGTCGATGGTGCTACTCAGGTCAATCTGAATGGTGTCGGCACGGATAAAACAAACAACGCTGCGATCACCGTGGATTTCATAAGCGCAACGGCGACCACTGCGACCCTAGCCGGCACTGGGGCAGCGAGCAAGGTGACGCTCGGCAACACAGGCGCTGCTCTAACCGCGTTGACCATCAAGGGCGATAAGGATCTGACCATTACTGAGTCCCTGAACGGCCTGAAGACCATCAACGCTTCAGCTGCGACTGGCAAGGTTTCAGTTAACGCATCCGGCGCTACATTGGATGCTGCATTTGCATTCACCGGCGGTTCAGGCAATGATACGTTGACGCTGAAAGCTGGTGCACTGGGCCTGATTACCGCAGGTTCGCAACTGGATGGTGGTACTGGCACCGACACCCTGGTTACCAATGAGAGCGCTGTCCTGACCGCAGCGCAAATCGCCAAGGTTAATGCAACCAAGGGCTTTGAAGTACTCGGCTTTGGTACTAGCGGATCTGGTGTCGACGTTTCGCAGCTCACCTCCATCAACCAGTTCAAGGTTGGTGCAGGAAACTTGACCGAGACGTTTACCAACGCAAACAGCGCCAGCAAGTTCACGATCGACAACTCGAGCAGTAACACCGGCACTATATCCATCGCCAACAAAGTCGGCGAAGGCACGACCACAATCACATTGGACACTGGTTCTGCTACCACTGCCCAAACGCTGGCCACCTTGACGCTGACTGGTATCACCACCGTCAATTTGACTTCGACCGGTTCTGCCGGCAACGTTGTGACGACGCTGAACAACGCTGACAACTCGGCAATCACTGTCAACGGTTCCGCAGACCTGACCCTGACCCTGAAAGCAACGGCAATCGGCAGCAAGATCGATGGTTCCGCTGCAACCGGTAAGCTGACCCTCACCGGTAACACCACAGCTTACTCCGCAGGCAGCTCGCTGGGCGACATCCTGATCGGTGGTAGCGGCGACGATACCCTCAAGGCTTCCGTTAACAACGCAACCTTGACCGGTAACGGTGGCAACGATAACTTCGACGTGAGCGTTGCACTCGGCGGTACTGCATCCCTGACCACGATCACCGACTTCTCGAAGGGTGACTTGATTACCTTCGCGAACAAAGGCACTGAAGTATTCACGGCTACCAAGTTGGACGTGAGCGCAGCGACCACGCTGGCTGGTGCACTCGACCTCGCAGCAGCAGGCAATGGCGGCACCGACGCTATCGTCAAGTGGTTCCAGTTCGGCGGCAACACCTATGTTGTCAACGATCAGACTGCTGGCGCAACCTTTGCAGCAACTGACTTCGCGGTGAAGTTGGTTGGTTTGGTTGACCTGTCGACTGCGACATTCGACACCACTGCAAACACGCTGAACTTCCAATGA
- a CDS encoding glycosyltransferase gives MKLLFIHQNFPGQFKHLAPALAQLGHTVVAMTMQKVPASNWQGVQLIPYAASRGTTPNVHPWVSDFETKVIRGDACFRAALQLKAQGFTPDAIIAHPGWGESLFLKEVWPKAKLGIYCEFFYHAHGADVGFDPEFATNDPGEPCRLRLKNLNNLLHFEVADAGLSPTHWQASTFPEPFRSKITVIHDGIDTDHLRPNPAVSLNLARPDGSRFTLTRADEVVTFVNRNLEPYRGYHIFMRALPELLARRPNARVLIVGGNGVSYGAAPDPARYGAATWKEVFLNEVRPRIPDVDWARVHFLGNIPYHLFVPLLQRSTVHVYLTYPFVLSWSLLEAMSVGCAIVASDTPPVREAIRDNETGRLVDFFDVAGLTDAIGALLADPTARERLGAHARAFAQANYDLKTVCLPKQLAWVEGLTP, from the coding sequence ATGAAGCTCCTCTTCATCCACCAAAACTTCCCCGGCCAGTTCAAACACCTTGCGCCCGCGCTCGCGCAGCTGGGCCACACGGTGGTGGCGATGACAATGCAGAAGGTGCCGGCAAGCAACTGGCAAGGCGTCCAGCTCATCCCCTACGCCGCCAGCCGCGGCACCACGCCCAATGTGCATCCGTGGGTGAGCGACTTCGAGACCAAGGTGATCCGGGGCGACGCCTGCTTTCGCGCCGCGTTGCAGTTAAAAGCCCAGGGTTTCACGCCCGACGCGATCATCGCCCACCCCGGCTGGGGCGAGAGCCTCTTTCTCAAAGAGGTCTGGCCGAAGGCAAAACTCGGCATCTACTGCGAGTTCTTCTACCACGCCCACGGCGCGGACGTCGGCTTCGACCCCGAGTTTGCCACCAACGACCCGGGCGAGCCGTGCCGCTTGCGGCTGAAGAACCTCAATAACCTGCTCCACTTCGAGGTCGCCGACGCCGGATTGAGCCCCACCCACTGGCAGGCGAGCACCTTTCCCGAGCCCTTTCGATCCAAAATCACCGTCATCCACGACGGCATCGACACCGACCATCTTCGCCCCAACCCCGCCGTCTCGCTCAACCTCGCCCGCCCGGACGGCAGCCGCTTCACCCTCACCCGCGCCGACGAGGTGGTGACCTTCGTGAACCGCAACCTCGAGCCCTACCGGGGGTACCACATCTTCATGCGCGCGCTCCCGGAGCTGCTTGCCCGCCGCCCCAACGCCCGGGTGCTGATCGTTGGCGGCAACGGGGTGAGCTACGGCGCCGCCCCCGACCCGGCGCGCTATGGCGCGGCCACCTGGAAAGAGGTCTTCCTCAACGAAGTGCGCCCGCGCATCCCCGACGTCGACTGGGCGCGGGTCCATTTCCTCGGCAACATCCCCTACCACCTCTTTGTGCCGCTGTTGCAGCGCTCCACCGTCCACGTCTATCTCACCTACCCCTTTGTGCTGTCGTGGAGTCTGCTCGAAGCGATGAGCGTCGGCTGCGCGATTGTGGCAAGCGACACCCCACCGGTGCGCGAAGCGATCCGCGACAATGAAACCGGCCGGCTTGTCGACTTCTTCGACGTCGCGGGGCTCACCGACGCGATCGGCGCGCTCCTCGCCGACCCCACGGCGCGCGAGCGGCTGGGGGCCCATGCGCGGGCGTTTGCCCAGGCCAATTACGACCTCAAGACGGTGTGTCTGCCCAAGCAGTTGGCGTGGGTGGAGGGTTTGACGCCGTGA
- a CDS encoding glycosyltransferase family 2 protein: MRIIALLAIRNEALYLERCLRHLSEQGLESYLIDNDSTDPSLEIARAWLGRGLIGIESRPYPGFYDWRGILERKAELAAELGDHWYIHHDADEIRQSPVPGRTLAEAIAAADAAGYDAIDFLEFVFTPTDRTQDARGTDYVAALPHAYHFRPNPLHRVNAWRHAGPVDLLSFGGHRAEFPGRRLSPEPLILRHYPFLSWEHLVSKYRHERRYSAYEVEQLGWHGKRAHFDPNAARLPAPEELIRPDVEGWRTDRPRTTHPFLEG, translated from the coding sequence ATGCGCATCATTGCACTGCTGGCGATTCGTAACGAAGCCCTCTATCTGGAACGCTGCCTGCGCCACCTGAGCGAACAGGGCCTGGAGAGCTACCTGATCGACAACGACTCCACGGATCCCAGCCTGGAGATCGCCCGCGCCTGGCTCGGACGCGGACTGATCGGGATCGAATCGCGCCCCTACCCCGGCTTCTACGACTGGCGCGGAATCCTCGAACGCAAGGCCGAACTGGCCGCCGAACTCGGCGACCACTGGTACATCCACCACGATGCCGACGAGATCCGCCAGTCGCCCGTCCCCGGCCGGACCCTGGCCGAGGCGATCGCCGCCGCCGACGCCGCCGGTTACGACGCCATCGACTTCCTGGAATTCGTCTTCACGCCCACCGACCGCACCCAGGACGCGCGCGGCACGGACTATGTCGCCGCCCTGCCCCACGCCTACCACTTCCGGCCCAACCCGCTGCATCGCGTCAACGCCTGGCGCCACGCCGGACCCGTCGACCTGCTGAGCTTCGGCGGACACCGCGCCGAGTTCCCCGGCCGGCGCCTGAGCCCCGAACCCCTGATCCTGCGTCACTACCCCTTCCTGAGCTGGGAACATCTGGTGAGCAAATACCGACACGAACGCCGCTATTCCGCCTACGAGGTCGAACAGCTCGGCTGGCACGGCAAACGCGCCCACTTCGACCCCAACGCCGCCCGCCTGCCGGCCCCCGAGGAACTGATCCGGCCCGACGTCGAGGGCTGGCGCACGGATCGCCCCCGGACCACGCATCCCTTCCTGGAGGGCTGA
- a CDS encoding ABC transporter ATP-binding protein — protein MPEDRHGPALELQGLGKFYSLYARPQDRLRQSLAGGLNTVANRARARLGHPPRPAPCHHQPFWALRGVDLSVARGETLGIVGRNGSGKSTLLQLVAGTLKPSEGHIRTHGRIAALLELGSGFNPEFTGRENVYLNAAILGLQRPQIQARFAEIEAFAGIGEFIDQPVKNYSSGMVVRLAFAVSVCVDPDILIVDEALAVGDAAFQFKCLQRIRELSERGTTLLFVSHDMGMVKTFCHRALYLEQGRVKAIGDPEAIATQYFQDIRTRQRAELAADAPPVTTRPALGAGDKAAAFGDGRAEILSARLSDTGAARGLCEVGGTLELTLDYRRADADAAADGTTPDPDTYLAVVIQNTRLLELCGQRFRLPPGPHGTARVRWTNRLAPGEYFVTLRLERRVGQDVYLPLVAQIAALSFTSTWDERAFLGIMDPDMRLATDAHHCTAGDS, from the coding sequence ATGCCCGAGGACCGCCACGGCCCCGCCCTGGAACTCCAGGGACTGGGCAAATTCTACAGCCTCTACGCCCGCCCCCAGGACCGACTCCGACAGTCCCTGGCCGGCGGACTCAACACAGTCGCCAACCGCGCCCGCGCCCGCCTGGGACACCCGCCCCGCCCCGCCCCCTGCCACCACCAACCCTTCTGGGCCCTGCGCGGCGTCGACCTCAGCGTCGCCCGCGGCGAAACACTCGGCATCGTCGGACGCAACGGCTCCGGCAAATCCACCCTGCTGCAACTGGTCGCCGGCACCCTCAAACCCTCCGAAGGCCACATCCGCACCCACGGACGCATCGCCGCCCTGCTCGAACTCGGCAGCGGCTTCAACCCCGAGTTCACCGGCCGCGAAAACGTCTACCTCAACGCCGCCATCCTCGGCCTGCAACGCCCCCAGATCCAGGCCCGCTTCGCCGAGATCGAGGCCTTCGCCGGCATCGGCGAATTCATCGACCAGCCGGTCAAGAACTACTCCAGCGGCATGGTCGTCCGGCTCGCCTTCGCCGTCTCCGTCTGCGTCGACCCCGACATCCTCATCGTCGACGAGGCGCTGGCCGTCGGCGACGCCGCCTTCCAGTTCAAATGCCTGCAGCGCATCCGCGAACTCTCCGAACGCGGCACCACGCTGCTGTTCGTCTCCCACGACATGGGCATGGTCAAGACCTTCTGCCATCGCGCCCTCTATCTCGAACAGGGCCGGGTCAAGGCCATCGGCGACCCCGAAGCCATCGCCACCCAATACTTCCAGGACATCCGCACCCGCCAGCGCGCCGAACTGGCCGCCGACGCACCGCCCGTCACCACCCGACCCGCCCTGGGCGCCGGCGACAAGGCCGCCGCCTTCGGCGACGGCCGGGCCGAGATCCTCAGCGCCCGACTCAGCGACACGGGCGCCGCCCGCGGACTGTGCGAAGTCGGCGGCACCCTGGAACTGACCCTCGACTACCGGCGCGCGGACGCGGACGCCGCCGCCGACGGCACCACGCCCGACCCCGACACCTATCTGGCCGTCGTCATCCAGAACACCCGACTGCTCGAACTGTGCGGACAACGCTTCCGCCTACCGCCCGGCCCGCACGGCACCGCCCGCGTCCGCTGGACCAACCGCCTGGCCCCCGGCGAATACTTCGTCACCCTGCGCCTGGAGCGGCGCGTCGGCCAGGACGTCTACCTGCCTCTGGTGGCCCAGATCGCCGCCCTCAGCTTCACCAGCACCTGGGACGAACGCGCCTTCCTGGGCATCATGGACCCCGACATGAGACTCGCGACCGATGCGCATCATTGCACTGCTGGCGATTCGTAA
- a CDS encoding DUF1778 domain-containing protein — protein MTTLNLSKTERIDLRVSSSVKSLLQEAARACHKNVSEFLLEAGVIAANQTLADRRHFTLNEEQWRAFQEALDRPVKARPRLEKLLNEPGVLD, from the coding sequence GTGACCACCTTGAACCTCTCCAAAACCGAGCGGATCGATCTCCGGGTCAGCAGCTCCGTCAAGAGCCTGCTGCAGGAAGCGGCGCGTGCCTGCCATAAAAATGTCAGCGAATTCCTCCTTGAGGCAGGCGTGATCGCAGCCAACCAGACGCTAGCCGATCGACGCCATTTCACGTTGAATGAAGAGCAGTGGCGGGCCTTTCAGGAGGCGCTCGATCGTCCGGTGAAAGCCAGGCCACGGCTGGAAAAACTCCTCAATGAGCCCGGGGTTCTCGATTGA
- a CDS encoding toxin-antitoxin system TumE family protein, with amino-acid sequence MKAQEVFRVKQAYGSGIVEIVIWQVPQPVPPSGHPYKYRLVYAVDGQRVLGYDNERGKGDHKHVGRHEESYRFISPQQLMADFMADLKEHCHDETDS; translated from the coding sequence ATGAAAGCGCAAGAGGTTTTTCGGGTCAAGCAGGCCTATGGTTCCGGGATAGTGGAAATCGTGATCTGGCAAGTACCGCAGCCTGTGCCGCCGTCCGGACATCCCTATAAATACCGGCTGGTCTATGCGGTCGATGGCCAACGGGTGCTGGGTTATGACAATGAACGGGGCAAAGGCGACCATAAGCATGTCGGTCGGCACGAAGAATCCTACCGCTTTATCAGTCCGCAACAATTAATGGCCGATTTCATGGCCGACCTGAAGGAGCACTGTCATGACGAAACGGATTCTTAA
- a CDS encoding MarR family transcriptional regulator yields MTKRILNVKVGEPLTASLALASKTMEALEQGKPVAPYFGIGFADVGQLFAVFTPKRWDLLAALREAGPMTIAELARCVRRDYKNVHRDVEKLIEWQAVEKDDRGRISAPYDEIVVDVRLPQKRAA; encoded by the coding sequence ATGACGAAACGGATTCTTAACGTCAAGGTCGGCGAGCCTTTGACCGCCTCGCTGGCATTGGCGTCGAAGACGATGGAGGCGCTGGAACAGGGCAAGCCTGTGGCGCCTTATTTCGGCATTGGCTTTGCCGATGTTGGACAGCTTTTTGCAGTCTTCACGCCCAAGCGCTGGGACTTGCTCGCGGCACTGAGGGAAGCGGGGCCAATGACCATCGCCGAGCTGGCGCGATGCGTGCGGCGCGATTACAAGAACGTTCATCGGGATGTTGAGAAACTGATCGAATGGCAAGCCGTGGAGAAAGATGACCGGGGCCGGATTTCGGCGCCCTATGATGAGATCGTCGTCGACGTTCGCTTGCCGCAAAAGCGTGCGGCCTGA
- a CDS encoding class I SAM-dependent methyltransferase, translating to MKTFLHVGCGPKRKDQTTRGFNTSEWLELRFDIDESVHPDLVGTMTDMAAVASESVDAIFSSHNIEHLYPHEVPMALKEFLRVLRPDGFAVITCPDLQSVCALVAEDKLTEPAYVAPAGPIAPLDILYGFRPALARGNLYMAHRCGFTQKVLVGTLLAAGFAQVASMRRAHPFYDLWAVASKSPRSDDAMRALASLHFPC from the coding sequence ATGAAAACCTTCCTCCACGTCGGCTGCGGCCCGAAACGCAAAGACCAAACGACTCGCGGCTTCAACACCTCCGAGTGGCTGGAGCTGCGCTTCGACATCGACGAGTCCGTCCACCCCGATCTCGTCGGCACCATGACCGACATGGCAGCAGTCGCCTCTGAATCGGTCGATGCGATCTTCTCCAGCCACAACATCGAGCACCTGTATCCGCACGAGGTGCCGATGGCGCTGAAAGAATTCCTGCGCGTGCTTAGACCCGACGGCTTTGCCGTGATCACCTGCCCCGACCTGCAATCGGTCTGTGCGCTGGTGGCCGAAGACAAGCTCACCGAACCGGCCTACGTTGCACCCGCCGGGCCGATCGCACCGCTCGACATCCTCTACGGCTTTCGCCCCGCACTCGCGCGCGGCAACCTCTACATGGCCCACCGCTGCGGCTTTACCCAGAAGGTGCTCGTGGGGACACTCCTGGCCGCCGGCTTTGCCCAGGTGGCGAGCATGCGCCGCGCCCACCCCTTTTACGACCTCTGGGCGGTCGCGAGCAAATCGCCACGCTCCGACGACGCAATGCGCGCACTCGCCAGCCTGCACTTCCCCTGTTGA
- a CDS encoding AbrB/MazE/SpoVT family DNA-binding domain-containing protein, with protein sequence MIAIAKITAKGQTTIPQAVREMLHIKPGDAIAWEVNRDGTASVRRVDALDGQYLRALEGTLAEWSGAEDEAAYRDL encoded by the coding sequence ATGATCGCGATAGCCAAGATTACCGCCAAAGGCCAGACGACGATACCGCAGGCGGTGCGCGAGATGCTCCACATCAAGCCCGGCGACGCCATTGCCTGGGAAGTGAACCGTGACGGCACGGCCAGTGTCCGGCGCGTCGATGCGCTGGACGGACAATACCTGCGCGCACTGGAAGGCACGCTTGCCGAATGGAGTGGCGCTGAAGACGAGGCGGCGTACCGTGACCTTTGA
- a CDS encoding type II toxin-antitoxin system PemK/MazF family toxin, whose translation MTFERFAVVRVPFPFTDRPAAKNRPALVLSDAALFNEPTGHAVMAMITSAANPPWAGDCPISDLQAAGLPAPSKVRFKLFTLDLRLVRGQLGRLSAPDEAAVRLKLEQVLLSEDAP comes from the coding sequence GTGACCTTTGAACGTTTCGCGGTCGTTCGCGTGCCGTTTCCCTTTACCGACCGGCCGGCCGCCAAGAACCGGCCGGCCTTGGTGCTGTCCGATGCAGCGCTTTTCAATGAGCCGACCGGACATGCCGTGATGGCCATGATCACCTCGGCAGCCAATCCCCCATGGGCCGGCGATTGCCCGATTAGCGACCTGCAAGCGGCTGGCCTGCCTGCGCCCTCCAAGGTGCGCTTCAAGCTGTTTACGCTGGACCTGCGTCTGGTGCGCGGCCAGTTGGGGCGGCTCTCCGCACCAGACGAAGCCGCAGTGCGGCTAAAGCTCGAGCAGGTGCTGCTGTCGGAAGATGCGCCATGA
- a CDS encoding transposase: protein MARMTMPRRPRIHLPGVPIHLVQRGHNRGACFFTEEDYPAYRAWLGEALKKTGCALHAYVLMTNRVHLLLTPPTGQAVSQLVISLGRRYVQYINKTYKRTGTLWDSRYKSSLVHAEDDLLTCRRYIELNPVCAGMVDDPAAYPWSSYRANGLGQPDALLRPHALYLSPDRKAQARQAAYRALFRSELDKEALADIRLALNQGRPLGKGRFLDRIEQMIGRRCEVRPRGRPRKIGRPDVTEQQQVLSL from the coding sequence ATGGCACGGATGACCATGCCCCGCCGCCCCCGCATCCATCTGCCCGGCGTGCCCATCCATCTGGTGCAGCGCGGCCACAACCGCGGCGCCTGCTTCTTCACGGAGGAGGACTATCCGGCCTACCGCGCGTGGCTGGGCGAGGCGCTCAAGAAAACCGGCTGCGCCCTGCACGCCTATGTGCTGATGACCAATCGCGTTCATCTGCTGCTGACGCCGCCCACCGGTCAGGCGGTGTCGCAACTCGTCATCTCGCTCGGGCGGCGCTATGTGCAGTACATCAACAAAACCTACAAACGCACCGGCACCTTGTGGGATAGCCGCTACAAATCCTCACTGGTGCATGCGGAGGATGACTTGCTGACGTGCCGGCGCTATATCGAATTGAACCCGGTGTGTGCCGGGATGGTGGATGATCCGGCAGCCTATCCCTGGAGCAGTTACCGGGCCAATGGGCTGGGGCAGCCGGATGCCTTGCTGAGGCCGCACGCGCTTTATTTGTCGCCGGATCGCAAGGCGCAGGCAAGGCAGGCGGCTTATCGCGCCTTGTTTCGCAGCGAGCTGGACAAGGAAGCCCTTGCCGACATCCGTCTTGCGCTGAACCAGGGCCGGCCCTTGGGCAAGGGCCGCTTTCTCGACCGGATCGAGCAAATGATCGGACGCCGCTGCGAAGTTCGACCCCGCGGCCGGCCACGCAAGATCGGTCGCCCCGATGTGACGGAGCAACAGCAGGTGTTATCGTTGTGA
- a CDS encoding sulfotransferase family protein → MEPRTQAPPAPFVIGMGRSGTTLLRLMLDAHSQLAIPAETHFIPVLLAEPPRDGAACLARLQALPNWDDFDLSTTGFAHRLRALDPFDPAAAVRLFFTVYARTQGKPRWGDKTPTYAEQVAAIGTLLPEARFVHILRDGRDVALSYRDKWFGPGDDLAAAARLWRGRILEARAQAARLEPGRYLELRFEDLIAAPEHELKRVCAFLELPFEPGMLDYHRRAASRLGELGDRRDSEGRVAVPRARRLSIHANTARPPDPAQSGKWRTGLTPAEVALFEREAGDLLTALGYAPAEV, encoded by the coding sequence ATGGAACCGCGCACCCAGGCCCCGCCCGCCCCCTTCGTCATCGGCATGGGACGCTCGGGAACCACCTTGCTGCGTCTGATGCTGGACGCCCATTCGCAGCTGGCCATCCCGGCCGAGACCCACTTCATCCCCGTCCTGCTCGCCGAACCGCCGCGCGACGGCGCCGCGTGTCTGGCACGGCTCCAGGCGCTGCCCAACTGGGACGACTTCGACCTGAGCACGACCGGATTCGCCCACCGCCTGCGCGCGCTCGACCCCTTCGACCCGGCGGCGGCGGTGCGGCTGTTCTTCACCGTCTATGCCCGGACCCAGGGCAAACCGCGCTGGGGCGACAAGACCCCGACCTATGCGGAACAGGTTGCGGCCATCGGCACCCTGCTGCCCGAGGCGCGCTTCGTGCACATCCTGCGCGACGGACGCGATGTGGCCCTGTCCTATCGCGACAAGTGGTTCGGTCCGGGCGACGACCTGGCCGCCGCCGCTCGGCTCTGGCGCGGACGCATCCTGGAGGCGCGCGCCCAGGCCGCGCGCCTGGAACCCGGACGCTATCTGGAACTGCGCTTCGAGGATCTGATCGCCGCGCCCGAGCACGAGCTGAAGCGGGTGTGCGCCTTCCTGGAGCTGCCCTTCGAGCCTGGGATGCTGGATTACCACCGGCGCGCCGCATCGCGTCTGGGCGAGCTGGGCGACCGGCGCGACAGCGAGGGTCGGGTGGCGGTGCCGCGCGCCCGACGTCTGAGCATCCATGCCAACACGGCGCGTCCGCCCGATCCGGCACAGTCCGGCAAGTGGCGTACCGGACTGACGCCGGCCGAGGTCGCGCTGTTCGAGCGCGAGGCGGGCGACCTGCTGACGGCGCTCGGGTATGCGCCGGCCGAGGTCTGA